The following are encoded together in the Capsulimonas corticalis genome:
- a CDS encoding DegT/DnrJ/EryC1/StrS family aminotransferase — protein sequence MEDTIIKAGMADLQAQHGALRAELTAAFDEVMDSCQFGLGPNVAALEAEIAAESGTAHALGVNSGTDALLLAMEALGIGPGDEVITSPFTFVATAETICLAGATPVFADIDPHTFNLDPEKTAAKITSKTKAIMPVHLFGQMADMTKFGEIAKAHGLPLIADGAQAIGASQNGRKMGEWAEISTLSFFPTKNLGACGDGGMILTPSAEIAEEVRVLRFHGSGGGYIYKRVGYCSRLDEMQAAFLRVKAKRLTAWNDQRRANAGQYLDLLADLDEHITLPATLSGNHHIYHQFTLRVRNGRRDDLQKYLASRNVSSAVYYPLSLHVQQGYVHLGYTQGDLPESELATQEVLSLPVHPDLNSEQIAHVAASIRRFFE from the coding sequence TTGGAAGACACAATCATCAAGGCGGGAATGGCGGACTTACAGGCGCAGCACGGCGCGCTGCGCGCGGAGCTGACGGCGGCGTTTGACGAAGTCATGGACAGCTGCCAGTTCGGCCTCGGACCGAATGTCGCGGCGCTGGAGGCGGAGATCGCCGCCGAAAGCGGCACGGCGCACGCGCTGGGCGTCAACTCCGGCACCGACGCGCTGCTGCTCGCGATGGAGGCTCTGGGCATCGGGCCCGGCGACGAAGTCATTACCTCGCCGTTCACCTTTGTCGCGACCGCCGAGACCATCTGCCTCGCCGGCGCCACGCCGGTCTTCGCGGACATCGATCCCCACACGTTTAACCTCGACCCCGAAAAGACCGCCGCGAAGATCACCTCAAAGACGAAGGCGATCATGCCGGTTCACCTGTTCGGGCAGATGGCGGATATGACGAAGTTCGGCGAGATCGCCAAGGCGCATGGCCTTCCCTTGATCGCGGACGGCGCGCAGGCGATCGGCGCGTCCCAGAACGGCCGCAAGATGGGCGAGTGGGCGGAAATCAGCACTCTATCGTTCTTCCCGACCAAAAACCTGGGCGCGTGCGGCGACGGCGGCATGATCCTGACGCCCAGCGCCGAGATCGCCGAAGAGGTCCGCGTGCTGCGGTTCCACGGCTCCGGCGGCGGCTATATCTACAAGCGCGTCGGCTACTGCTCGCGCCTGGACGAAATGCAGGCCGCGTTCCTGCGCGTGAAGGCGAAGCGCCTGACGGCCTGGAACGACCAGCGCCGCGCCAACGCGGGCCAGTATCTGGACCTGCTCGCCGATCTGGACGAGCACATCACGCTGCCGGCGACTCTGTCGGGCAACCACCACATCTACCATCAGTTCACGCTGCGCGTCCGGAACGGCCGCCGCGATGATCTACAGAAGTACCTGGCGTCTCGGAACGTTTCGAGCGCCGTTTACTACCCGCTCTCTCTCCATGTCCAGCAGGGGTACGTCCACCTGGGCTACACGCAGGGCGACCTGCCGGAGAGCGAGCTGGCGACTCAGGAAGTCCTCTCCCTGCCGGTGCATCCGGACCTCAACTCGGAGCAGATCGCGCATGTCGCCGCCTCCATACGGCGCTTCTTCGAGTGA
- a CDS encoding mannose-1-phosphate guanylyltransferase, whose translation MSKPNIAVVIPAGGGGTRLWPRSRQSTPKQFLDIVSRRTMLQETADRVEALIDPAQLFVITNARHVGPVREQLPEVPPENIVGEPQGRDSAPAIGLMAALIERVRGEDTVMVVLPADHVILRDKVFREIILEAAKAAEQGYLVTVGIHPTSPDTGFGYIQSAAPISDGSEALTVAQFREKPKREIAEEYLAQGGFYWNAGMFIATVKTLRALFQAHLPQSEAGFVAAAEALRAGDAEAFAEHFSTLEKISFDYAIAEKADKVAVVPADIGWNDVGSWTRLAEVLSHEKHVSENVVIGDHIGVDTTGSLIYSPHRLIATIGLEDIIVIDTPDATLICPKSRSEDVKQIVETLKARGAHDLL comes from the coding sequence GTGTCGAAACCGAACATCGCCGTCGTGATCCCCGCGGGCGGCGGCGGGACGCGCCTTTGGCCGCGCAGCCGCCAGAGCACCCCGAAACAATTTCTCGATATTGTCAGCCGCCGCACCATGCTCCAGGAGACGGCGGATCGGGTGGAGGCGCTCATCGATCCCGCGCAGCTCTTCGTCATCACCAACGCCAGGCATGTCGGTCCCGTCCGCGAACAGCTCCCGGAAGTTCCGCCCGAGAATATCGTCGGCGAACCGCAGGGGCGCGATTCCGCGCCGGCAATCGGACTGATGGCCGCGCTGATTGAGCGCGTGCGCGGCGAGGACACCGTGATGGTGGTCCTGCCCGCCGACCACGTCATTCTCCGCGATAAAGTATTCCGCGAGATCATTCTGGAAGCGGCGAAGGCCGCCGAGCAGGGATATCTCGTGACGGTTGGGATCCATCCGACAAGCCCCGACACCGGCTTCGGGTACATTCAAAGCGCCGCGCCGATCTCCGACGGCTCGGAGGCGCTCACCGTCGCGCAGTTCCGCGAGAAGCCAAAGCGCGAGATCGCCGAAGAGTATCTGGCGCAGGGCGGATTCTACTGGAACGCCGGGATGTTCATCGCGACGGTCAAGACGCTGCGCGCGCTCTTCCAGGCGCATCTGCCGCAGTCGGAGGCGGGATTTGTCGCCGCCGCCGAGGCGCTGCGCGCGGGCGACGCCGAGGCGTTCGCCGAGCATTTCTCGACTCTGGAGAAGATCTCCTTCGACTACGCCATCGCCGAAAAGGCGGATAAAGTCGCCGTGGTCCCGGCGGACATCGGCTGGAACGACGTCGGCTCATGGACGCGCCTCGCGGAGGTGCTCAGCCACGAAAAGCACGTCTCGGAAAACGTCGTCATCGGCGATCACATCGGTGTGGACACCACGGGATCGCTGATCTACAGTCCCCATCGCCTGATCGCGACGATCGGCCTCGAAGACATCATCGTGATCGACACTCCCGACGCCACGCTGATCTGTCCCAAGTCTCGTTCCGAGGACGTCAAGCAGATCGTCGAGACTCTGAAGGCGCGCGGCGCGCACGATTTACTATAG
- a CDS encoding response regulator, with the protein MKLSIDKQIMLGFALTLVFLLATGLFARRYTQFYFSSERWVAHTYEVQAELSAALMSMETCESGAQAFMASSSQTHMQEFRRGSGEVTRHIDRVAFLTRDNPRQQRRIPELREAASERIEGLDSIATIRNPAERNAAQQEIDDGETVMARYTHLIADMQAEESRLLQIRTAESRVNSDLMQLGLAIVIAFAFILLGLIFFLVQRDLKRRSNEAKTLQWAHDELEQRVHERTEELRRAHDELETRVLERTQDLAEQKTLLEEQALELVEARDQAVAFTRAKSEFLANMSHEVRTPMNGVLGMTGILLDTDLTPEQRDYALTIRSSGDALMTIINDILDFSKIEAGKMVIETIDFDLNDVIEETLDLFAPRAREKGLEIAALLPTNCPRLLQGDPGRIRQVLSNLLGNALKFTDVGEVVLEVGVIHNCDAYAELRLAVRDTGVGIAPDRQTAVFESFTQADGSTSRKYGGTGLGLTICRQLTDLMGGTIGLESVLGEGSTFWLQMPLKKQRGAEQITMDIPQSLIGRRVLVIDDNATNRTILREQLRSWNCAPLTAASGQEGLDLLNASEQPIDLVIMDMMMPDMNGQETTDALKSNPKFAAIPVILLSSANLEADTPEMARRGFAASLMKPVRKSSLFDTLMTVLDASAGVSRSRLRLTSIALNSAPIGLHILLAEDNAINQKVAIRMLEKMGCRIDAVGNGLEAVTALGQIPYDVVLMDVQMPEMDGFEATTAIRLREQGSGRRTPIIAMTAHTMEGDRERCLLAGMDSYVGKPIKPMELRAEMERWVMVLHAPHSKAVNE; encoded by the coding sequence GTGAAGCTCTCCATCGACAAACAAATCATGCTCGGATTTGCGCTGACGCTCGTCTTCTTGCTGGCGACCGGACTGTTCGCGCGCCGCTACACGCAATTTTATTTCTCGTCCGAGCGATGGGTCGCCCATACATATGAAGTGCAGGCGGAGCTCAGCGCCGCGCTGATGTCGATGGAGACGTGCGAGTCGGGAGCGCAAGCCTTCATGGCGTCGAGCAGCCAGACGCACATGCAGGAGTTCCGGCGCGGATCCGGAGAAGTCACCCGTCATATCGACCGAGTGGCCTTTTTGACCCGGGATAACCCGCGCCAGCAGCGACGGATTCCTGAACTTCGGGAAGCCGCCAGCGAACGCATCGAGGGCCTGGACAGTATCGCCACCATTCGGAATCCGGCGGAGCGAAATGCGGCTCAGCAGGAAATCGACGACGGCGAAACCGTCATGGCGAGATACACCCATCTCATCGCGGATATGCAAGCGGAAGAAAGCCGCCTGCTGCAAATACGGACGGCTGAGTCGCGCGTCAATAGCGATTTGATGCAGCTGGGCCTGGCGATCGTCATCGCGTTCGCGTTCATCCTGCTTGGGCTCATCTTTTTCCTGGTGCAGCGCGACCTGAAACGCCGCAGCAACGAAGCCAAAACGCTGCAATGGGCTCACGATGAGCTGGAGCAGCGCGTGCATGAGCGCACGGAAGAACTGCGGCGCGCCCACGATGAGCTGGAAACACGCGTGCTGGAGCGAACCCAGGACCTGGCCGAGCAGAAGACGCTTTTGGAGGAGCAGGCGCTGGAGCTGGTTGAAGCGCGCGATCAGGCCGTCGCCTTCACAAGGGCGAAATCGGAGTTCCTCGCCAACATGAGCCATGAAGTCCGCACGCCCATGAACGGCGTGCTCGGCATGACGGGCATCCTTCTGGACACGGATTTGACTCCGGAGCAGAGGGATTACGCGCTCACCATCCGCAGCAGCGGCGACGCCCTCATGACAATCATCAACGATATCCTCGACTTCTCCAAGATCGAAGCGGGGAAAATGGTGATCGAGACGATCGATTTCGATTTGAACGACGTGATTGAAGAAACGCTGGATCTCTTCGCGCCCCGAGCCAGAGAAAAAGGACTGGAGATCGCCGCGCTGCTCCCCACGAACTGTCCTCGTCTTCTCCAGGGCGATCCCGGCCGGATCCGCCAGGTTCTGAGCAACCTGCTGGGCAACGCGCTCAAATTCACGGACGTCGGCGAGGTAGTGCTGGAAGTCGGCGTGATCCACAACTGCGACGCGTACGCCGAACTGCGATTGGCCGTGCGCGACACCGGAGTGGGCATCGCGCCGGATCGCCAGACGGCGGTCTTCGAGAGTTTTACGCAGGCCGATGGAAGCACCAGCCGCAAATACGGAGGCACCGGCCTGGGACTGACCATTTGCCGTCAGCTAACCGATCTGATGGGCGGGACGATCGGGCTGGAAAGCGTCCTCGGCGAGGGCAGCACCTTCTGGCTCCAGATGCCGCTGAAGAAGCAACGCGGCGCCGAACAGATCACGATGGATATCCCGCAGTCGCTGATCGGGCGGCGCGTGCTGGTCATCGACGACAACGCGACCAATCGCACGATCCTGCGCGAACAGCTGCGCTCCTGGAACTGCGCGCCGCTGACCGCCGCTTCGGGCCAGGAGGGACTGGACCTTCTCAACGCTTCCGAGCAGCCCATTGATCTCGTTATCATGGACATGATGATGCCGGACATGAACGGGCAGGAGACCACGGACGCACTGAAAAGCAATCCAAAATTCGCCGCGATCCCCGTGATCCTCCTGTCGTCGGCCAACCTCGAAGCCGACACGCCGGAAATGGCGCGGCGCGGCTTTGCGGCGTCCTTGATGAAACCTGTACGGAAGTCCAGCCTGTTCGATACGCTGATGACGGTCCTGGACGCGTCCGCCGGTGTGAGCCGCTCCCGCCTGCGGCTCACCTCCATCGCCTTGAACAGCGCGCCGATCGGCCTGCATATTCTGCTCGCCGAAGACAACGCCATCAATCAAAAGGTCGCGATCCGGATGCTGGAAAAGATGGGATGTCGTATCGACGCCGTTGGGAACGGGCTGGAAGCCGTGACCGCGCTGGGACAGATTCCCTACGATGTGGTGCTGATGGATGTCCAGATGCCCGAGATGGATGGTTTCGAGGCGACCACCGCCATCCGCCTGCGCGAGCAAGGGTCCGGCCGGCGCACTCCCATTATCGCCATGACCGCCCATACTATGGAAGGCGACCGCGAGCGCTGCCTGCTCGCCGGCATGGATTCTTATGTCGGGAAGCCTATCAAACCTATGGAGCTGCGCGCGGAAATGGAGCGCTGGGTGATGGTCTTGCACGCGCCGCACTCCAAGGCGGTCAACGAGTAA
- a CDS encoding DMT family transporter: protein MPRNAARRDPSDPPDPAEPAPIPAAPHRITPAIALALIAINMIWGASSLAGKLALHSFPPMMLAFARFALSAGLMYGVAGACKVDLRVARQDWSRFWAMGVLGLALTYLLFYAGLSRTTVADASLLMATEPVYLAILSWALLREPMPLTKAMGIAAGLAGVILIVSHGGSLLHWSGVQAGGLMIALALTFEALSSIVGKRLVSRYPAMTVITYQMAAGALALAPFAGWELWTSHAPIVLTPGALWSFAYLVVPCTVLAYTVWFTLIERIQVSDISVFLFVQPLFGALIGAAVLHDPITSEAVIGSALVVAAIALIQRRQAA from the coding sequence ATGCCACGTAACGCCGCACGGCGCGATCCATCCGACCCACCCGATCCCGCCGAGCCGGCGCCCATCCCGGCCGCTCCTCACCGAATCACGCCCGCGATTGCTCTCGCTCTCATCGCTATCAATATGATCTGGGGCGCGTCGTCGCTCGCCGGCAAGCTCGCGCTGCATAGCTTCCCCCCGATGATGCTCGCATTCGCGCGGTTCGCTCTGTCCGCCGGGTTGATGTACGGCGTGGCCGGCGCCTGCAAAGTCGATCTGCGCGTGGCGCGGCAAGACTGGAGCCGCTTCTGGGCGATGGGCGTGCTGGGCCTCGCGCTCACCTATCTTCTGTTCTATGCGGGACTGTCGCGCACGACGGTCGCCGACGCCTCGCTGCTGATGGCGACCGAGCCCGTTTATCTCGCGATCCTTTCCTGGGCGCTGCTGCGCGAGCCAATGCCCCTGACCAAAGCCATGGGGATCGCGGCGGGCCTCGCCGGGGTGATTTTGATCGTGTCGCACGGCGGCTCGCTGCTGCATTGGAGCGGCGTGCAGGCCGGCGGACTGATGATCGCGCTGGCGCTGACCTTTGAAGCGCTTTCCTCGATCGTCGGCAAGCGCCTGGTTTCCCGCTATCCCGCCATGACGGTGATTACCTACCAGATGGCGGCGGGGGCGCTCGCGCTGGCGCCGTTCGCGGGCTGGGAGCTCTGGACATCGCACGCGCCCATCGTGCTCACGCCCGGCGCGCTCTGGAGCTTCGCCTATCTGGTGGTTCCCTGCACGGTGCTGGCGTACACCGTGTGGTTCACGCTGATCGAGCGGATCCAGGTCAGCGATATTTCGGTCTTTCTCTTCGTTCAGCCCCTGTTCGGCGCGCTGATCGGCGCCGCCGTGCTCCACGATCCGATCACGTCCGAAGCGGTTATCGGCTCCGCGCTGGTGGTCGCCGCCATCGCCCTTATCCAGCGCCGGCAAGCCGCGTAA
- a CDS encoding flagellar brake protein, translated as MDFWKFWSPVMDRPSPKSGRLPTVGEAVRLQVAQGDRVGVYYATVRVVTMRRIVLDTAEEGIFDPDGLWETSKTEAPATTTSAAASLPARTALVVSFVRGSGLFKFSTRVVGVSRSSQITILRPRQVTQVQRREFYRLPLHAPTTFRVSSRGGDGSMRLAGRLVNMSGGGALLAAPKPIPGGLRVTVRVPAGKDGEQIDVEAESLDCHIASQGVSRIYLVRLSFIGPPTMTEEDREAIVAYIFEQQRIVLRNRKLMR; from the coding sequence ATGGATTTCTGGAAGTTTTGGTCGCCGGTCATGGACCGCCCCAGCCCAAAATCGGGACGCCTTCCGACCGTGGGCGAAGCGGTGCGTCTGCAAGTGGCCCAAGGGGACCGAGTCGGCGTTTATTACGCCACGGTCCGCGTGGTGACCATGCGCCGCATCGTGCTCGACACCGCCGAGGAAGGGATCTTCGATCCCGACGGCCTTTGGGAGACCTCCAAGACGGAAGCCCCCGCCACCACGACCAGCGCAGCGGCGTCCCTGCCGGCGCGCACGGCGCTGGTGGTTTCCTTCGTGCGCGGCAGCGGCCTCTTTAAGTTTTCCACGCGCGTTGTCGGCGTCAGCCGCTCCTCCCAAATCACCATTCTGCGGCCCAGGCAAGTGACACAGGTGCAGCGCCGCGAATTTTATCGCCTGCCGCTCCATGCCCCGACGACGTTTCGCGTTTCCTCACGCGGCGGCGACGGATCCATGCGCCTGGCGGGGCGCCTGGTGAACATGAGCGGCGGCGGCGCGCTGCTCGCGGCTCCCAAGCCCATCCCCGGAGGCCTGCGCGTCACGGTGCGCGTCCCCGCCGGCAAAGACGGCGAGCAGATCGATGTCGAAGCAGAATCGCTGGACTGTCACATCGCCTCGCAGGGCGTCAGCCGGATCTATCTCGTGCGCCTTTCGTTTATTGGCCCCCCGACCATGACGGAAGAGGACCGAGAAGCGATCGTCGCCTATATCTTCGAGCAGCAGCGGATCGTCCTGCGCAACCGCAAACTGATGCGCTAA